A genomic window from Spodoptera frugiperda isolate SF20-4 chromosome 29, AGI-APGP_CSIRO_Sfru_2.0, whole genome shotgun sequence includes:
- the LOC118268327 gene encoding uncharacterized protein LOC118268327 has translation MSLTMKTVYLLVLVSLCQALPLDSKAGLLSAPHLLRVNIIDPPAIEMTWNKIESADAKDPVIGYKVKVWEVQNTTNTLFVVVDGNVEELVKAEEPAIDLLSELGGSPDEIQVPADVTTAVYRKVKMDITYEVRVQAYTKLENGPLSDPVRVKLSKP, from the exons atgtcttTGACCATGAAGACCGTATACCTCCTCGTGTTAGTAAGTTTGTGCCAAGCCCTACCGCTGGACTCCAAGGCTGGACTACTGTCAGCCCCTCATCTGCTAAGAGTGAATATAATAGACCCACCAGCTATTGAAATGACGTGGAATAAGATCGAGAGTGCTGACGCGAAGGATCCTGTTATCGGttataag GTGAAAGTATGGGAAGTACAGAACACCACAAACACTCTGTTCGTCGTGGTGGACGGAAATGTTGAGGAGCTCGTCAAAGCCGAGGAACCG GCTATCGACCTACTGTCTGAACTTGGTGGATCCCCTGATGAAATCCAGGTTCCAGCTGATGTGACCACAGCAGTCTACAGGAAAGTCAAGATGGACATCACATATGAAGTCAGGGTCCAAGCCTACACGAAGTTGGAGAATGGTCCTCTCTCTGATCCCGTCAGGGTCAAGCTGAGCAAACcctga
- the LOC118268487 gene encoding pickpocket protein 28-like yields MFFERTIQSQIIQDELSPPKQNMRYRNRGLYTIVDKGKHYLKLFLDTSSIHGLNHLVADKRHLFEIILWFTIILLSGFGSLYLSQMTWSRYQSSPTVVSMDRDMFAWNTTFPCVTVCPNNYIDTRKLEIFLRNSKEENKTRLENFIISLANASYRNFESIPVYPDISPDKYIQLLVNLSVLFKPSLTIGVSNVALSIVPTITEMGLCYAVNSRMAVYNSPEYRDANRWDIINDDTKSLFIHPLDGEVFAQVMNISTSYDVYIHGPQEVPDISTKFQRSAKGYYMKLYVTALTVYTSPEAAKLSVNQRRCRFPHENNLKHNSIYTYTMCRMECRIRLCLKYCRCIPHFYRRIGDEQLCDVEGLHCLSKYKDELYRLQDSSGKKVMCGCYPLCDDVNYVLQSNALQEWFLGTNLQWGMVTYPRMRYRRDIIFGFTDVLVAVGGMAGLFLGCSVLSFMEIVYFLTLRLFCYAQTSK; encoded by the exons atgttctTCGAGCGAACCATTCAGAGTCAGATAATACAAGATGAGCTGTCACCACCCAAACAGAATATGCGGTACAGAAACCGTGGTCTTTACACAATTGTGGACAAAGGGAAACATTACCTGAAGCTGTTCCTCGATACATCATCCATACATGGCCTGAACCATTTAGTTGCCGATAAGAGACATCTTTTCGAAAT TATCCTCTGGTTCACCATCATCTTACTGTCTGGGTTTGGGTCCCTGTACCTGTCCCAGATGACTTGGAGTCGCTACCAGTCTTCGCCCACCGTGGTCTCTATGGACAGGGACATGTTTGCTTGGAACACCACCTTCCCTTGTGTCACCGTCTGTCCTAATAACTACATTGACACTAGGAAACTTGAAATATTCTTGCG aaactcaaaagaagaaaataaaactcgACTGGAGAACTTCATCATCAGCCTCGCCAATGCCTCTTATAGAAACTTCGAGAGCATTCCTGTCTACCCAGACATTAGTCCAGACAAATACATTCAGCTGTTGGTGAACTTGTCTGTGCTATTCAAACCGTCCTTGACCATTGGAGTATCAAATGTGGCTTTGTCCATAGTTCCTACTATAACGGAGATGGGATTATGCTATGCTGTCAATTCCAGAATGGCTGTTTATAATTCACCAGA GTATAGAGATGCAAATCGATGGGACATCATAAATGACGATACGAAAAGTTTGTTCATTCATCCATTGGATGGAGAAGTGTTTGCTCAAGTCATGAATATTTCTACTTCATATGAT GTGTACATCCACGGCCCCCAAGAAGTTCCGGATATATCGACAAAGTTCCAGCGTTCGGCCAAAGGGTACTACATGAAGTTGTACGTGACCGCGCTCACCGTCTACACCTCACCGGAAGCAGCTAA GTTAAGCGTCAACCAGCGTCGCTGTCGGTTTCCCCACGAGAACAACTTGAAACACAACTCGATCTACACGTACACGATGTGTCGCATGGAGTGTCGCATCCGACTCTGCTTGAAGTACTGCCGATGTATCCCCCACTTCTACAGGAGGATCG GGGATGAACAACTCTGCGATGTCGAAGGTTTACACTGTTTATCCAAATATAAAG ATGAGCTATACAGGTTGCAGGACTCGAGCGGAAAAAAAGTAATGTGCGGATGTTACCCACTGTGTGATGACGTCAATTATGTGTTGCAGTCCAAT GCTCTTCAAGAATGGTTCCTGGGTACAAACCTCCAGTGGGGTATGGTGACATATCCTCGCATGAGGTACAGGAGGGACATCATCTTCGGCTTCACTGATGTACTGG TTGCTGTCGGCGGCATGGCTGGCCTGTTCCTGGGCTGCAGTGTGCTGAGCTTCATGGAGATAGTCTACTTCCTCACGCTGCGCCTCTTCTGCTACGCCCAGACTTCTAAATAA